A single region of the Zonotrichia albicollis isolate bZonAlb1 chromosome 16, bZonAlb1.hap1, whole genome shotgun sequence genome encodes:
- the DCUN1D3 gene encoding DCN1-like protein 3, producing MGQCVTKCKNPSSTLGSKNGERDSGSKSHSKRSAVHKDDHGSACGKASGDILVNGTKKTDAAVESSQPPTFSGDTKKDSVCSAEESSLQRIGELFRRYKDEREDAILEEGMERFCNDLCVDPTEFKVLVLAWKFQAATMCKFTRKEFFEGCKAINADSIDGICARFPSLLNEAKQEDKFKDLYRFTFQFGLDSEEGQRSLHREIAIALWKLVFTQNKPPILDQWLHFLIKNPSGIKGISRDTWNMFLNFTQVIGPDLSNYSEDEAWPSLFDTFVEWEMERRKKEEETKSVLSSDTEGPCADGQT from the exons ATGGGCCAGTGTGTCACCAAGTGCAAGAACCCTTCTTCTACCCTTGGCAGCAAAAATGGGGAGAGAGACTCTGGCAGCAAATCCCACAGCAAGAGAAGTGCAGTCCACAAAGACGACCACGGCTCAGCTTGCGGGAAGGCTTCAGGAGACATTCTTGTGAATGGGACAAAGAAAAcagatgctgctgtggagtccaGTCAGCCTCCAACGTTTTCTGGAGATACAAAGAAAGACTCtgtttgcagtgcagaggaatCTTCTCTTCAGAGGATTGGGGAGTTGTTCAGGAGGTATAAGGACGAGCGGGAAGATGCCATACTGGAAGAAGGAATGGAACGATTTTGCAATGACCTCTGTGTTGATCCCACTGAATTTAAAGTACTAGTTTTGGCTTGGAAATTCCAGGCTGCTACCATGTGCAAATTTACAAG GAAGGAGTTTTTTGAAGGCTGCAAAGCAATAAATGCAGACAGCATTGATGGCATTTGTGCAAGGTTCCCCAGCCTCCTAAACGAAGCCAAGCAGGAGGATAAATTCAAGGATCTCTATCGTTTCACCTTCCAGTTTGGCCTGGACTCTGAAGAAGGACAGAGGTCGCTACATCGGGAAATAGCCATTGCCCTTTGGAAATTAGTCTTCACCCAAAACAAGCCCCCTATTTTGGACCAGTGGTTACACTTCCTAATCAAGAACCCCTCAGGAATCAAGGGAATCTCCCGGGACACGTGGAACATGTTTCTAAATTTTACTCAGGTGATTGGACCGGACCTTAGCAACTACAGCGAGGACGAGGCCTGGCCGAGCCTCTTTGACACCTTTGTGGAGTGGGAAATGGAGCggaggaaaaaggaggaggaaaccAAAAGTGTTCTGTCCTCGGACACAGAGGGGCCGTGTGCGGACGGACAGACCTAG
- the REXO5 gene encoding RNA exonuclease 5 isoform X1 — protein sequence MAKGLCLNGRKRLSEGAEGPRKRRKADGSGPGRGPEVKSCHLSAALLGEDSEISQEQLYELLKYAALGKCHNAAQPSWCRIYHQSHLAGVVVVVLHEMSQLHFYRFYLQFKHLRKVFRHRFTLAPSANFLVSLYGEGTNLKPQNTPQGLTSTSSECTTKSSDLQCDPIIQRYGEKKQGLTSYTLTLEEQKKNDYPIEGSPGCKDYISTECDQQRTDSSPLFGLDCEMCLTEKGNEVTRVSLVDARGRCLLNELVKPESRVFNYRTRFSGITRKMLLPVKTRLSDIQTRLKKMLPHDAVLVGHSLNSDLQALEMIHPSVIDTSLLFARSEGRRFKLKFLAKAVLGKEIQCEQKLGHDPTEDARAALELAQFFIEQGPTKVAELNLEMLLTAEKLAEVSKNKAVQQPQGCGLQEQLNEPPPLSKPCFLDCLQVTGQTPLLLGRQGSDSSGLCQSNLSTSNKQILQKALEDVPLSKFSIIQFTLGPGYLASHLHAGLHEKVSSKLTDMLTIYAGPFEENFCIKSVKKEFGRCGPIQSLTVVTETFQPYVCIQYEVLEAAQLAVECLNGAEVAGSCIKVQRPVTAAMLDCNVLIKELELDVENQGVIYVAGLKKSLTETELQEEFGQLKHLEALFLPKDLQSGKHRSCCFLKFQKTQSALSALEAINGWTMKGSELRSRKALAPGHLWKWIWQMNHSNENQGKHIFYEQMEQLSDSEQNLRKKVKKLDQNIKKLYRSLQNNSLCVVLFPGVNSTQGSQPGLGLMGIKDEGRSAC from the exons ATGGCGAAGGGGCTGTGCCTCAACGGCCGCAAGCGGCTCAGTGAAGGCGCGGAGGGGCCGCGGAAGAGGCGGAAGGCGGATGGCAGCGGCCCGGGCAGGGGCCCTGAG GTGAAGTCCTGTCATTtgtcagcagctctgctgggtgagGACTCAGAAatcagccaggagcagctgtaTGAGCTGCTGAAATACGCAGCTCTGGGGAAATGCCACAacgcagcacagcccag CTGGTGCCGTATTTATCACCAAAGCCACCTGGCTGGGGTTGTGGTTGTTGTTCTGCACGAAATGAGCCAACTCCATTTCTACAGATTCTATTTACAGTTCAAACACCTCAGGAAAGTGTTCCGCCAT agaTTCACATTAGCACCTTCTGCTAACTTCCTGGTCAGCCTGTATGGAGAAGGAACAAACCTGAAACCTCAAAACACTCCACAAG GCTTGACTTCCACCAGCAGTGAGTGCACTACTAAAAGCTCAGACTTGCAATGTGATCCCATCATTCAGAgatatggagaaaaaaaacaaggcCTTACCAGCTATACTCTGACTTtagaagagcagaaaaaaaatgactATCCCATAGAAG GTTCCCCTGGATGCAAGGACTACATCTCCACAGAGTGTGATCAGCAGAGGACAGACAGCAGCCCCCTCTTTGGTCTGGATTGTGAAATG TGCCTGACTGAGAAGGGGAACGAAGTGACGCGCGTGTCGCTGGTGGACGCGCGGGGCCGCTGCCTCCTGAACGAGCTGGTCAAGCCTGAGAGCAGAGTGTTCAACTACCGCACCAG ATTCTCAGGAATCACAAGGAAAATGCTTCTTCCAGTGAAGACAAGACTGTCAGACATCCAAACCAGGCTAAAAAAAATGCTTCCCCATGATGCAGTATTGGTGGGCCATTCTTTAAATTCTGATCTTCAGGCTTTGGAA ATGATCCACCCCAGCGTTATTGATACTTCACTGCTTTTTGCCAGAAGTGAAGGTCGAAGATTTAAGCTAAAATTTCTAGCCAAAGCTGTTTTAGG GAAGGAGATTCAGTGTGAACAGAAGCTTGGGCATGATCCTACAGAAGATGCCAGAGCTGCATTGGAGTTAGCTCAATTCTTCATTGAGCAAGGACCAACAAAG GTAGCAGAACTAAACTTGGAGATGCTTCTGACAGCTGAAAAACTGGCTGAGGTCTCAAAGAACAAAGCtgtgcagcagccacagggatGTGGGCTCCAGGAACAGCTGAATGAGCCTCCACCATTATCCAAACCATG TTTTTTAGATTGTCTGCAGGTGACTGGCCAAACACCCCTCCTTTTGGGCAGACAGGGATCAGACTCTTCTGGCCTGTGTCAGAGTAACCTGAGCACTTCAAACAAACAG ATCCTTCAGAAAGCCTTGGAAGATGTTCCCCTGTCCAAATTCAGTATCATTCAGTTCACTTTGGGTCCAGGGTACCTTGCATCTCACCTTCATGCTGGACTTCATGAAAAg GTGAGCAGCAAGCTGACTGACATGCTGACAATTTACGCAGGTCCTTTTGAAGAAAACTTCTGCATCAAGTCTGTGAAGAAAGAATTTGGGAGGTGTGGACCAATCCAGTCCCTTACAGTGGTAACTGAAACATTCCAG CCCTATGTCTGTATCCAATATGAAGTGCTGGAAGCTGCCCAGCTTGCTGTGGAGTGCCTGAATGGAGCTGAGGTAGCAGGATCCTGCATTAAG GTCCAGAGACCAGTCACTGCAGCAATGCTGGACTGCAATGTTCTGATTAAGGAATTAGAACTGGATGTAGAAAATCAAGGTGTGATTTATGTGGCTGGTCTAAAGAAGTCACTAACAGAGACAGAGTTGCAAGAAGAATTCGGCCAGTTGAAGCACCTGGAAGCATTGTTCCTGCCAAAGGATCTTCAGAGTGGaaagcacaggagctgctgctttctca AATTCCAGAAAACCCAGAGTGCTCTGAGTGCCCTTGAAGCCATAAATGGATGGACCATGAAGGGTAGTGAGTTAAGAAGTAGGAAAGCCCTTGCTCCTGGTCACCTCTGGAAATGGATTTGGCAAATGAATCACAGCAATGAGAATCAAGGAAAACACATCTTCTATGAGCAAATGGAGCAGCTGTCTGACTCT GAGCAGAATCTAAGGAAAAAGGTGAAGAAGTTAGACCAGAATATCAAAAAGCTTTATAGGAGCCTGCAGAATAACAGCCTGTGTGTTGTTCTCTTTCCTGGAGTGAACAG CACACAGGGATCACAACCCGGCCTTGGTCTGATGGGAATAAAAGATGAAGGGAGGAGTGCTTGTTAA
- the REXO5 gene encoding RNA exonuclease 5 isoform X2: MAKGLCLNGRKRLSEGAEGPRKRRKADGSGPGRGPEVKSCHLSAALLGEDSEISQEQLYELLKYAALGKCHNAAQPSWCRIYHQSHLAGVVVVVLHEMSQLHFYRFYLQFKHLRKVFRHRFTLAPSANFLVSLYGEGTNLKPQNTPQGLTSTSSECTTKSSDLQCDPIIQRYGEKKQGLTSYTLTLEEQKKNDYPIEGSPGCKDYISTECDQQRTDSSPLFGLDCEMCLTEKGNEVTRVSLVDARGRCLLNELVKPESRVFNYRTRFSGITRKMLLPVKTRLSDIQTRLKKMLPHDAVLVGHSLNSDLQALEMIHPSVIDTSLLFARSEGRRFKLKFLAKAVLGKEIQCEQKLGHDPTEDARAALELAQFFIEQGPTKVAELNLEMLLTAEKLAEVSKNKAVQQPQGCGLQEQLNEPPPLSKPCFLDCLQVTGQTPLLLGRQGSDSSGLCQSNLSTSNKQILQKALEDVPLSKFSIIQFTLGPGYLASHLHAGLHEKVSSKLTDMLTIYAGPFEENFCIKSVKKEFGRCGPIQSLTVVTETFQPYVCIQYEVLEAAQLAVECLNGAEVAGSCIKVQRPVTAAMLDCNVLIKELELDVENQGVIYVAGLKKSLTETELQEEFGQLKHLEALFLPKDLQSGKHRSCCFLKFQKTQSALSALEAINGWTMKGSELRSRKALAPGHLWKWIWQMNHSNENQGKHIFYEQMEQLSDSVSVRLCWCLLQLVRRDCPGNVQR, translated from the exons ATGGCGAAGGGGCTGTGCCTCAACGGCCGCAAGCGGCTCAGTGAAGGCGCGGAGGGGCCGCGGAAGAGGCGGAAGGCGGATGGCAGCGGCCCGGGCAGGGGCCCTGAG GTGAAGTCCTGTCATTtgtcagcagctctgctgggtgagGACTCAGAAatcagccaggagcagctgtaTGAGCTGCTGAAATACGCAGCTCTGGGGAAATGCCACAacgcagcacagcccag CTGGTGCCGTATTTATCACCAAAGCCACCTGGCTGGGGTTGTGGTTGTTGTTCTGCACGAAATGAGCCAACTCCATTTCTACAGATTCTATTTACAGTTCAAACACCTCAGGAAAGTGTTCCGCCAT agaTTCACATTAGCACCTTCTGCTAACTTCCTGGTCAGCCTGTATGGAGAAGGAACAAACCTGAAACCTCAAAACACTCCACAAG GCTTGACTTCCACCAGCAGTGAGTGCACTACTAAAAGCTCAGACTTGCAATGTGATCCCATCATTCAGAgatatggagaaaaaaaacaaggcCTTACCAGCTATACTCTGACTTtagaagagcagaaaaaaaatgactATCCCATAGAAG GTTCCCCTGGATGCAAGGACTACATCTCCACAGAGTGTGATCAGCAGAGGACAGACAGCAGCCCCCTCTTTGGTCTGGATTGTGAAATG TGCCTGACTGAGAAGGGGAACGAAGTGACGCGCGTGTCGCTGGTGGACGCGCGGGGCCGCTGCCTCCTGAACGAGCTGGTCAAGCCTGAGAGCAGAGTGTTCAACTACCGCACCAG ATTCTCAGGAATCACAAGGAAAATGCTTCTTCCAGTGAAGACAAGACTGTCAGACATCCAAACCAGGCTAAAAAAAATGCTTCCCCATGATGCAGTATTGGTGGGCCATTCTTTAAATTCTGATCTTCAGGCTTTGGAA ATGATCCACCCCAGCGTTATTGATACTTCACTGCTTTTTGCCAGAAGTGAAGGTCGAAGATTTAAGCTAAAATTTCTAGCCAAAGCTGTTTTAGG GAAGGAGATTCAGTGTGAACAGAAGCTTGGGCATGATCCTACAGAAGATGCCAGAGCTGCATTGGAGTTAGCTCAATTCTTCATTGAGCAAGGACCAACAAAG GTAGCAGAACTAAACTTGGAGATGCTTCTGACAGCTGAAAAACTGGCTGAGGTCTCAAAGAACAAAGCtgtgcagcagccacagggatGTGGGCTCCAGGAACAGCTGAATGAGCCTCCACCATTATCCAAACCATG TTTTTTAGATTGTCTGCAGGTGACTGGCCAAACACCCCTCCTTTTGGGCAGACAGGGATCAGACTCTTCTGGCCTGTGTCAGAGTAACCTGAGCACTTCAAACAAACAG ATCCTTCAGAAAGCCTTGGAAGATGTTCCCCTGTCCAAATTCAGTATCATTCAGTTCACTTTGGGTCCAGGGTACCTTGCATCTCACCTTCATGCTGGACTTCATGAAAAg GTGAGCAGCAAGCTGACTGACATGCTGACAATTTACGCAGGTCCTTTTGAAGAAAACTTCTGCATCAAGTCTGTGAAGAAAGAATTTGGGAGGTGTGGACCAATCCAGTCCCTTACAGTGGTAACTGAAACATTCCAG CCCTATGTCTGTATCCAATATGAAGTGCTGGAAGCTGCCCAGCTTGCTGTGGAGTGCCTGAATGGAGCTGAGGTAGCAGGATCCTGCATTAAG GTCCAGAGACCAGTCACTGCAGCAATGCTGGACTGCAATGTTCTGATTAAGGAATTAGAACTGGATGTAGAAAATCAAGGTGTGATTTATGTGGCTGGTCTAAAGAAGTCACTAACAGAGACAGAGTTGCAAGAAGAATTCGGCCAGTTGAAGCACCTGGAAGCATTGTTCCTGCCAAAGGATCTTCAGAGTGGaaagcacaggagctgctgctttctca AATTCCAGAAAACCCAGAGTGCTCTGAGTGCCCTTGAAGCCATAAATGGATGGACCATGAAGGGTAGTGAGTTAAGAAGTAGGAAAGCCCTTGCTCCTGGTCACCTCTGGAAATGGATTTGGCAAATGAATCACAGCAATGAGAATCAAGGAAAACACATCTTCTATGAGCAAATGGAGCAGCTGTCTGACTCTGTGAGTGTGAGGCTCTGCTGGTGTTTGTTGCAGTTAGTGAGGAGGGACTGCCCTGGGAACGTGCAGAGGTAA
- the ERI2 gene encoding ERI1 exoribonuclease 2 yields the protein MALGGAGAAAGAAERRERDGGGPAGALKRRQRVEAAEPAMATKRLARRLGLGLARSSGRTRSGARAGAGQRFAFLIVLDFEATCWGDRDRRGPEIIEFPAVLLNTSTGAIESEFHTYVQPQEHPILSEFCKELTGITQNQVDQGVPLNICLSQFMKWIQKIQKEKKIMFSTDSQSNSTSEAKACAFVTWTDWDLGVCLHYECRRKQLRKPDILNSWIDLKATYRAFYNRKPKGLNGALQDLGIAFEGREHSGLDDSRNTARLAWRLICDGCVLKVTKSLDKAHQKSNLISRILTVNVTDKTPLGSKSRPETSRDGTCETKPLAENKHKGIAGNKINSNLQAGEQQIISTDPSADVCVVPSSSSRTEFHARCQSPSAASPDRFPVPLGQAQPCPSPAPAGIQQGLSTGQPLRAARPSLPAQGSGLVLVSTTIPSVTVPTGDISTSSECLALLTDWEDVALIPESQYEQNSDSVQLEDDSSTDSLTVSEEETISKQLAVTSSDNQSLEESVAPIEPLRSVVYKSPDTTIYNIGTVQRQTSKFSAFKLPSAKGNTVPAQSALTGNYSTPLEAPKRKPTSPKTCPPAKKQSFHIYQEKTSSFDHSLPLRSSNLPRVFPAVLNSTVNLNEPVRNGKSTPPLCNCGRRAKKLSVSNAGPNHGRAFYCCPVGKQGGNKKSCGYFKWECALLKEKSSGLTFNADALTSLGTVPSNSENSSNKKYWCLRPSMRT from the exons ATGGCGCTGGGCGGCGCCGGGGCCGCGGCCGGAGCAGCCGAGCGCCGAGAGCGCGATGGGGGCGGGCCCGCGGGAGCTTTGAAACGGCGGCAGCGCGTTGAGGCGGCGGAGCCCGCCATGGCCACCAAGCGCCTGGCcag gcggctggggctggggctggcgcGGAGCAGCGGGCGGACGCGGAGCGGGGCGCGGGCGGGCGCAGGGCAGCGCTTTGCCTTCCTGATCGTCCTGGACTTCGAGGCCACTTGCTGGGGAGACCGCGACCGGCGCGGGCCCGAGATCA TTGAATTTCCAGCAGTCCTGTTAAACACCTCAACAGGAGCCATTGAATCTGAATTCCACACGTatgtgcagccccaggagcatcCTATTCTCTCTGAATTCTGTAAAGAACTAACTGGCATAACACAG AATCAAGTTGACCAAGGGGTGCCTCTCAACATTTGCTTATCACAGTTTATGAAATGGATTCAAAAGAtacaaaaggagaagaaaattatGTTCAGTACAGATAGTCAGAGTAATTCTACTTCAGAAGCAAAAGCTTGTGCCTTTGTTACATGGACAG ACTGGGACCTGGGTGTGTGTTTGCACTACGAgtgcaggaggaagcagctgcgCAAACCCGACATTCTGAATTCCTGGATTGATCTCAAAGCGACCTACAGG GCCTTCTATAACAGAAAGCCTAAGGGGCTCAATGGAGCTCTGCAGGACTTGGGGATAGCGTTTGAAGGACGGGAACATTCTG GGTTGGATGATTCCCGGAACACTGCTCGTCTTGCTTGGAGGCTGATTTGTGATGGATGTGTGCTGAAAGTTACTAAATCTTTGGATAAG GCACATCAGAAGAGTAATTTAATTTCCAGAATACTGACTGTAAATGTCACTGACAAGACTCCACTGGGAAGTAAGAGCAGACCTGAAACATCTAGAGATGGAACTTGTGAAACGAAACCTCTGGCTGAGAACAAACACAAGGGTATTGCTGGAAACAAGATAAATTCTAAtctgcaggctggggagcagcagatcATTAGCACTGATCCCTCTGCAGATGTCTGTGTTgtacccagcagcagctcaaggACTGAATTCCACGCTCGATGCCAAAGCCCTtcagcagcatctcctgacaGGTTTCCTGTTCCCCTGGGTcaggcacagccctgtcccagccctgcaccagcAGGCATCCAGCAGGGACTGAGCACTGGGCAGCctctgagagcagccaggcccagcctcccagcacaggggtcAGGGCTGGTGCTGGTCTCCACCACCATCCCCTCAGTCACTGTCCCCACTGGGGACATCAGCACCAGCTCTGagtgcctggctctgctgaCAGACTGGGAAGATGTTGCTTTGATACCAGAATCTCAATATGAACAAAATTCAGACTCTGTTCAGCTCGAGGATGACTCGAGTACAGATAGTCTAACAGTGTCTGAAGAAGAAACTATTTCAAAACAACTGGCTGTGACAAGTTCAGATAATCAGAGTTTGGAGGAAAGTGTGGCACCCATTGAACCTCTGAGGTCTGTTGTTTACAAAAGTCCCGATACTACAATCTATAATATAGGGACAGTACAAAGGCAGACTTCAAAATTTTCAGCTTTCAAGTTACCATCTGCAAAGGGAAATACTGTTCCAGCACAATCAGCATTAACTGGAAATTACTCTACTCCTTTAGAGGCTCCTAAAAGAAAGCCAACTAGTCCAAAAACATGCCCACCAGCAAAAAAGCAGTCTTTTCATATATATCAAGAGAAAACTTCCTCTTTTGATCACTCCTTACCTTTGAGAAGTTCAAATTTGCCCAGAGTATTTCCTGCAGTGCTGAACTCCACAGTCAATCTGAATGAGCCTGTGAGAAATGGAAAATCAACTCCCCCTCTGTGTAACTGCGGCCGAAGAGCCAAAAAACTCTCTGTGTCAAATGCTGGCCCAAATCATGGCAGAGCATTTTATTGCTGTCCTGTTGGCAAGCAAGGAGGAAATAAGAAAAGTTGTGGATACTTCAAGTGGGAATGTGCGCTTCTGAAAGAGAAATCTAGTGGTCTCACCTTTAATGCAGATGCTTTGACCTCTCTTGGAACTGTTCCTAGTAATTCAGAGAATTCTTCCAACAAAAAATATTGGTGTCTTAGACCCTCTATGAGAACTTGA
- the THUMPD1 gene encoding THUMP domain-containing protein 1, producing the protein MAAAEPAARKRRPKGHFAAGAGRAKRPRGAGRQLEAGMRGILITCNMNERKCVGEAYSLLGEYGDLLYGPEQFSDHEERLSGSDREEDEDDVEAALKKEVGQIRASTEQKLRRFQSVESGANNVVFIRTQGIEPENLVHHILKDMHTTKKKKTRVILRMLPISGTCKAFMEDMKKYTETFFEPWFKAPNKGTFQIVYKARNNSHMSREEVIKELAGIVGSLNPENKVDLNNPQYTIVVEIIKTVCCLSVVRDYVLFRKYNLQEVVKSNKEDAQQNPSSVTEEQNSEVAKAETEEQEKSSKEVKEENRNQSEIESEPKGNDALIV; encoded by the exons ATGGCCGCGGCCGAGCCGGCGGCGCGGAAGCGGCGGCCCAAGGGGCACTTCGCGGCCGGGGCCGGCCGGGCCAAGCGGCCCCGCGGCGCCGGGCGGCAGCTGGAGGCCGGCATGCGCGGCATCCTCATCACCTGCAACATGAACGAGCGCAAGTGCGTGGGGGAGGCCTACAGCCTGCTGGGCGAGTACGGGGACCTGCTCTACGGGCCCGAGCAG TTTTCAGATCACGAGGAGAGGCTGTCTGGAAGCGAcagggaggaggatgaggatgatgtCGAGGCTGCTCTGAAGAAGGAGGTTGGCCAGATCCGTGCCTCGACGGAGCAGAAGCTGCGGCGGTTCCAGTCGGTGGAGAGCGGTGCCAACAACGTGGTCTTCATCAGAACCCAGGGCATAG AACCTGAGAACCTGGTGCACCATATACTGAAGGATATGCACACcactaaaaagaagaaaacaagagTCATTCTGCGCATGCTGCCCATTTCTGGGACTTGCAAAGCCTTTATGGAAGATAtgaaaaaatacacagaaacGTTTTTTGAGCCGTGGTTTAAAGCCCCTAACAAGGGTACTTTTCAGATTGTTTACAAAGCTCGTAATAACAGCCATATGAGTAGGGAAGAAGTAATTAAGGAACTGGCAG GAATTGTGGGCAGCCTCAATCCAGAAAACAAGGTTGATCTTAATAATCCACAATACACAATTGTGGTGGAAATCATAAAAACCGTCTGTTGCCTAAGTGTGGTGAGGGACTATGTTCTGTTCAGGAAATACAATCTGCAGGAGGTGGTGAAGAGCAACAAAGAAGATGCACAACAAAACCCATCAAGTGTGACAGAAGAACAGAATTCAGAGGTAGCAAAAGCAGAAactgaggagcaggagaagAGCTCTAAAgaagtaaaagaagaaaacaggaaTCAAAGTGAAATAGAATCTGAGCCCAAGGGGAACGATGCTCTGATAGTGTAG